From Calothrix sp. PCC 6303, a single genomic window includes:
- the cas1d gene encoding type I-D CRISPR-associated endonuclease Cas1d, with product MGTVYVTQDDAFIGKVDERLHVRIEKKTILDVPLIKIDGLVVMGRASISPMAIMELIQNKIPLTFLTINGKYIARLEPEMSKNIFLRNAQWKAAGDSSQAIHVTKAFVRGKLKNYRYALLRLQRSYLEHDLSQSLIQLKQSIESLEKVNNIDSIRGYEGAGSAVYFGCFDKFIRVDNFSFKNRNRRPPVDPVNSLLSLGYSLLRHDIQSALNIVGFDPYLGYLHVERYGRPSLALDLMEEFRPLIVDAVVINSINKKILKPSDFITEPVSNAVSLTKEGLHTFLKLYQEKKQAKFKHPVLGIQKTYQESFEVQARLLGKYLMGEIDKYPPLIMK from the coding sequence ATGGGTACTGTTTACGTTACACAGGATGATGCTTTTATCGGTAAAGTTGATGAGAGATTGCATGTAAGAATTGAGAAAAAGACAATTTTAGATGTACCTTTGATTAAAATTGATGGTTTAGTTGTTATGGGAAGAGCGAGTATTTCTCCAATGGCAATCATGGAATTAATTCAAAATAAAATCCCTCTAACTTTTCTGACTATTAATGGTAAATATATTGCCCGTTTGGAGCCAGAAATGAGTAAGAATATATTTTTGCGAAATGCTCAGTGGAAAGCGGCAGGAGATTCATCCCAAGCGATTCATGTTACTAAGGCATTTGTCAGGGGAAAATTAAAAAACTATCGCTATGCGTTGTTAAGATTACAACGTAGTTATCTTGAACATGACTTGAGTCAAAGTTTAATTCAATTAAAGCAATCGATTGAATCTTTGGAAAAAGTTAATAATATTGATTCGATTCGAGGTTACGAAGGTGCTGGTAGTGCGGTTTATTTTGGTTGCTTTGATAAATTCATTCGAGTCGATAATTTCAGCTTTAAAAATCGCAATCGCCGTCCACCAGTAGACCCTGTAAATTCACTTTTAAGCTTAGGATATTCCCTATTACGTCATGATATTCAAAGTGCATTAAATATTGTTGGTTTTGACCCATATCTAGGATATTTACATGTCGAACGATACGGAAGACCTTCTTTGGCTTTAGATTTGATGGAAGAGTTTCGTCCTTTAATTGTTGATGCGGTAGTTATCAATTCGATTAACAAGAAAATATTAAAGCCATCTGATTTTATTACCGAACCTGTTAGCAATGCAGTTTCACTTACGAAGGAAGGTTTACATACTTTTTTGAAGTTATACCAGGAGAAAAAACAGGCAAAGTTCAAACATCCTGTTTTAGGAATTCAAAAAACATATCAAGAAAGTTTTGAAGTTCAAGCACGTTTATTGGGTAAATATTTGATGGGAGAAATAGATAAATATCCCCCATTAATCATGAAGTAA
- the cas2 gene encoding CRISPR-associated endonuclease Cas2, protein MFVVVSYDIPEDKRRTKIHNTLKSYGQWMQYSLFECDLTDTQYAKLRSRLSKLIKPQEDSVRFYFLCACCKGKVERIGGEMPRNDTMFFI, encoded by the coding sequence ATGTTTGTTGTTGTTTCTTACGACATTCCCGAAGATAAGCGTCGTACCAAAATTCACAATACTCTCAAATCCTACGGACAGTGGATGCAATATTCTCTCTTTGAGTGCGATTTGACTGATACCCAGTATGCTAAATTGCGATCGCGTCTCTCCAAGCTCATCAAGCCTCAAGAAGATAGCGTGCGGTTTTATTTCCTTTGTGCTTGCTGTAAAGGTAAGGTGGAGCGTATTGGTGGTGAAATGCCCAGGAATGATACAATGTTTTTTATTTGA
- a CDS encoding ParB/RepB/Spo0J family partition protein produces the protein MSKVVALDIEQIRIGENRRPIKDAKVAELIQSIQANGLLNPITVDQKFNLVAGLHRLTACKLLGSKEIECNVINCSDADGARLAEIDENFVRSELEPLERYELWLERDRILERMGLRAKPGDNQYSRSGGEFISPPPKTTLELAQSLGYSERSFQQGKQIAKDIHPEVKREIVGSSLAKSRTIQLQIARAAAAERMAAEIAEKALELAIQAENHQEAEEQAQLATQARERQKQIQIETLQGAISRKGRRGEGKRGGGEEEGEGEEWVLGRHLVYCGDTASGDFIKKLPGHAALAIATLTQSPWRHDYLVKEARIVAVLRSAGNIYEFFNCQKMPFQYEFIIDDVYVGIFSQQSIPKPQGKINIGGVEGIISYLLGTYTQPNNYVIAPFMGNGEVLLGCDRMSRICFTGDKNPQLVKGGIERYQKFGNKRE, from the coding sequence ATGTCTAAAGTAGTTGCATTAGATATTGAACAAATCCGCATCGGTGAAAATCGTCGTCCCATCAAAGATGCAAAAGTCGCAGAATTAATCCAATCAATTCAGGCAAACGGTTTATTAAATCCAATAACTGTAGATCAAAAATTTAATTTAGTTGCTGGATTACACCGTTTGACAGCTTGTAAACTGTTGGGTTCTAAAGAAATTGAATGCAATGTAATTAATTGTAGCGATGCCGATGGGGCAAGACTTGCCGAAATTGATGAGAATTTTGTGCGGAGTGAACTAGAACCCCTTGAACGTTATGAGTTGTGGTTAGAACGCGATCGCATTTTAGAACGGATGGGGTTACGAGCGAAACCGGGAGACAACCAATATAGTCGCAGTGGTGGTGAATTTATTTCACCACCTCCCAAAACAACTTTGGAGTTAGCCCAGTCATTGGGTTACAGTGAACGCAGTTTTCAGCAGGGGAAGCAAATCGCTAAAGATATTCACCCAGAGGTGAAGCGGGAAATAGTGGGTTCATCCCTGGCTAAAAGTCGCACCATTCAACTCCAAATTGCCAGGGCAGCCGCAGCAGAACGGATGGCGGCGGAAATTGCCGAAAAAGCCCTGGAACTGGCAATACAGGCAGAAAATCACCAGGAAGCAGAAGAACAAGCACAGTTAGCAACCCAAGCTAGGGAAAGGCAAAAACAGATACAAATAGAGACTTTGCAAGGTGCTATTTCCCGGAAGGGAAGAAGGGGAGAGGGGAAGAGGGGGGGAGGGGAGGAAGAGGGGGAAGGGGAAGAATGGGTTTTGGGGAGACATTTGGTGTATTGCGGGGATACTGCCAGTGGGGATTTTATCAAGAAATTGCCCGGTCATGCCGCGTTAGCGATCGCTACTTTGACACAATCCCCATGGAGACACGATTATTTGGTGAAGGAAGCACGAATAGTTGCAGTGTTGCGTAGTGCAGGGAACATTTACGAATTTTTTAATTGTCAAAAAATGCCATTTCAATATGAATTTATAATTGATGATGTCTATGTGGGTATATTTTCCCAGCAATCGATTCCTAAACCCCAGGGGAAAATCAATATTGGGGGGGTGGAAGGAATAATTAGTTATTTGTTAGGTACTTATACTCAGCCTAACAACTATGTGATTGCTCCATTTATGGGAAATGGCGAAGTTCTGCTAGGATGCGATCGCATGTCCAGAATTTGCTTTACTGGTGACAAGAATCCCCAATTAGTTAAGGGGGGAATTGAAAGATACCAAAAGTTCGGGAATAAAAGGGAATAA